The Mycolicibacterium mucogenicum DSM 44124 genomic sequence GCATCTGTCCGGCACCGAGGCCGGACGCGCCGCCCGCGAAGCCGGGGTCAAAGAGCTGCTGCTGACGCACATTCCACCGTGGACGTCCCGCGAGGACGTCATCAGTGAGGCCAAAGCCGAGTTCGACGGACCCGTGCACGGCGTCGTCTGCAACGAGTCGTTCGACATCACCCGCCGGTAACTCGCCGCCGCGCTCACGGCGGCCCGCTAGGGTTGTCGGGTGTCCAGACGAGAAGACGGTCGCCTTGACGACGAACTCCGCCCGGTAAAGATCACCCGAGGATTCACCAAGCACCCGGCAGGGTCGGTATTGGTGGAGTTCGGCGAGACGCGGGTCATGTGCACCGCTTCGGTATCCGAAGGGGTGCCGCGCTGGCGCAAGGGTTCCGGACTGGGCTGGCTGACCGCCGAATACGCGATGCTGCCGGCCGCCACGCATGACCGCTCCGACCGCGAGTCGGTGAAGGGCCGTGTCGGCGGACGGACCCAGGAGATCAGCCGGTTGATCGGCCGCTCGCTGCGCGCGTGCATCGACCTCAGCGCGCTGGGCGAGAACACCATCGCCATCGACTGCGACGTGCTGCAGGCCGACGGCGGTACCCGGACCGCGGCGATCACCGGTGCGTATGTGGCGCTGGCCGATGCCGTCACGTACCTGGCCGCGGCCGGACGCCTGAAGGATCCGCGTCCGCTGTCGTGCGCCATCGCCGCCGTGTCGGTCGGTGTGGTCGACGGCCGGGTCCGCACGGACCTGCCCTACACCGAGGACTCGCGCGCCGAGGTCGACATGAACGTCGTCGCCACGGACACCGGGACCCTCGTCGAGGTGCAGGGCACCGGCGAAGGTGCGACGTTCCCGCGCTCGACGCTGGACAAGCTGCTCGATGCCGCGCTGGCTGCCTGCGACCAGTTGTTCGCGCTGCAGCGTGAGGCGCTGGAGTTGCCGTACCCGGGTGTGCTGCCCGAGTCGACCGCGCCGGCCAAGAAGGCGTTTGGTGCCTGAGCTTCTCGTCGCTTCGCGCAACGCCAAGAAGCTTGTGGAGTTGCAGCGGGTGTTGGACGCCGCCGGGGTCGTCGGCCTGACGTTGTTGTCGCTGGCCGATGTGCCCGAGTATCCGGAGGCGCCCGAGACCGGGGCGACATTTGAAGAGAACGCGTTGGCAAAGGCTGTTGACGGATTCAATGCGACCGGAATCCCTTGTGTTGCAGACGATTCTGGCGTTTCGGTCGATGCACTGAACGGCATGCCCGGGGTGCTGTCGGCCCGGTGGGCCGGCCGGCACGGGGATGACGCGGCGAACCTTTCGCTGTTGTTGGGCCAGATTCAGGACGTGCCGGACGAGCGTCGTGGTGCGGCGTTCGTGTCGTGCTGTGCGCTGGTTTCGTCGTCGGGTTCTGTGGTGGTGCGGGGCGAATGGCCGGGCGTCATCGCGCGGGAGCCGCGGGGTTCGGGCGGTTTTGGGTATGACCCGGTGTTTGTCCCGGCGGGTGGTTCTCGGTCTGCTGCTGAGCTGAGTGCGGCCGAGAAAGATGCGGCGTCACACCGCGGGCGGGCGTTGGCGCAGTTGGTGCCGGCGCTGCGGGAGTTGGCTGCGGGTTAGTTTCCCGTCTCACGGCACCTCGGCGAAGCTGTCCTCAGGTGCGGCCTCAACCTGTGCTGATCGTGCGCGATACATCCGGACCAGTTCGCGGATCGCGACGAAAAGGCAGAAGGCGGCGTACGTCGCCGACAGCGCTTTGGCGTTCAGGACCATGGCCAGCACTGCGCCCGCGATTGCACCCGGAAGCGCGCCGAGGTTGAGGGTCAGGCTCAGCCGGGGTGACGCGGTGCCCTGGCGGGCGTGCATGATCCATCCGACGATCGAGTTCGGGACGAACATCAGCAGCGACGTGCCGATTGCCGTGTGCAGGTCGCAGCCGAACAACAGCATCAGGGTAGGCACGGCCAGTAGCCCGCCGCCCAGGCCGACGGCTGCGGCCCAAGCGCCGATCAGCAGCCCGCAGGCCAGCGAGACGGGCGCGATGT encodes the following:
- the rph gene encoding ribonuclease PH, whose product is MSRREDGRLDDELRPVKITRGFTKHPAGSVLVEFGETRVMCTASVSEGVPRWRKGSGLGWLTAEYAMLPAATHDRSDRESVKGRVGGRTQEISRLIGRSLRACIDLSALGENTIAIDCDVLQADGGTRTAAITGAYVALADAVTYLAAAGRLKDPRPLSCAIAAVSVGVVDGRVRTDLPYTEDSRAEVDMNVVATDTGTLVEVQGTGEGATFPRSTLDKLLDAALAACDQLFALQREALELPYPGVLPESTAPAKKAFGA
- the rdgB gene encoding RdgB/HAM1 family non-canonical purine NTP pyrophosphatase gives rise to the protein MVPELLVASRNAKKLVELQRVLDAAGVVGLTLLSLADVPEYPEAPETGATFEENALAKAVDGFNATGIPCVADDSGVSVDALNGMPGVLSARWAGRHGDDAANLSLLLGQIQDVPDERRGAAFVSCCALVSSSGSVVVRGEWPGVIAREPRGSGGFGYDPVFVPAGGSRSAAELSAAEKDAASHRGRALAQLVPALRELAAG